In Erigeron canadensis isolate Cc75 chromosome 8, C_canadensis_v1, whole genome shotgun sequence, the DNA window GTCATTATACAATGGCATACAGTTCTTCATAGTTGTTCTTAAACTAGACTATTATATGATAACTTCTACTGGTAGCTGGTAAATATCATGCTATAAGAAATTATTATGGTTAAgcaaaatattacaaaaaatagtcaaatatatataaaacttactaATTCTTTAACATTTTTGATTACTTACAGAAAGTTCACAACTTTCTTTACCAAACACTTCCAGCATCCAAGAATAAGCTGACTAGCTAATTCCAGTCAAACAACAATATTGAGCAGGAAGACTAGTTTACAGGTAGTGTGTATTTGTTTGAAGTTACAAATTTATCCGGTTTCCCATTTGCACTCTTAGATAATCAAAAACAGCCGCCTTATGTCAatgccaagttgaaatgatgCTTTTCTTCTTTATCCTTATATATCCCACCAATCATGTCCATTTACAGTTTTtgatatgtataatttattatcCAGGAAATACAATAAAGAGTGGATTATAAGAAAATGTTGAGTTTATAATCAATCAGCACTCTACACTCCAGAACAATGATCATAACAAAAACTTCGGCCAACTCACGAAAAGCATTCAAACGCTAAACACATAGAAGCATTGCTTTCTATAAAGAAAAAAGGCATAGGAGAAATCAAAGCATCATGCCTTCTTTTATGTTGAAAAGGCATTCAATTTATTTCCTGAGATCAATTCAACTTTAAATGTTGTTCTTGTGTGTGTATCCAACTTGCAAATGTTTCTGTTGTATGCATATGCTGATACTTTTGTTGATTTGGCAACTTGATAAATAGCTAAATGCGACAGTGGCAACTTATATGAATGCGACTTAAAAATGCCAAATTGCCAATAGGCAACAAACACATATCTAAGCAACATCTATGAGTTGGATACACTCATACACACAATAGATTTTGGACTAAAGTAGACTGCAATCCTAAACAGTGGCCAAACACCCATCTACTATGAAAATGACTATCAGCAAAGCTACAACTTCATACTAGTCACAAACTTTGACTTCAAAATACTTGCTCAATATCTAAATTCAAATCAACCAAGAATTTATCACTTGTCTCCTACAAAGTatacacatttcataaaaaaataaataaaagaatctaacaaagttacaaaacttataaaaaacacacataaCTATTATTAAAAACAAGATATGATGATATGAAAGTACCTGGTTTAGATAGCTTAAGGGCACGATTATAAGCTAATAATGCCATATCGTCAGCAGTCTCCTTACTAGTGAATTGAAGAGGCACCTACTAacaaattaactaattaaacgtcacacacacgcacacacacacacatatatatatacatatatatcaatatactaACCATCCTAATGTCATGggcatacacacacacacatatatacatcacGTCGGACCTTTTGCATTCTACGTTATATCtacttatatgtatgtatgcctTGCTGGGAGGGTAATAAGGGGAGTTTTGTACATGTCAATTGTTGCTCCAGTCTCACATACTTGGCTTTATGCACAATATGTGCATAAAGCGAAATCAATTTTGGGGGCCTAGTTTATTAGTATAATAATAGATTAAAGTAAacagaaaatccaaaaaaaaaggtAGCTCGACTTATGTTATTGaactactaataataaaaagatgcaTATGTTGATGCAAAAACCAATAAGAGTGTTACTAAAATGCAAATTATACAATGATACTTAGTCCAAAGTCCAAACATTAAGTCTGGTATGCTAAATATTGAGGCCCTAGATCTTTGGCACCTATGTGCACATGcctatgtttattataattttctcTACCTTGGGTactattgttgttgttgttgtaagaAATAAGAAAAGTACCTTGCCGAGCAATTGGACCATGGACATACGAGAATAAGGAACAATAACTTCAAGAAGAGTGTTTGATGCTCCAGGAACTGATGCTAACCAACCTAACGCCTGATCATCatatttcatatatagatatagatataattattataataataacagaATAttaaagaaagagagagagagggagggaGAGATGAATTGAATTGGGTGTTTGGAGAAGGAAGAGAGGTGACCTGAGAAGCACCACCGGAGAAAAAGAGGACGACCTGAGTAGGAGTGGAGTGAATAGCTTCAACTAATGTTcgtatcttcatcatcatcggaTTCTCCATCATCCCTCTTTCCAATTCAATCCAATCAAATCCCGTCTtcacttttcctttcttttcttttatttttttggatctATCTGTATACACggatttctttatttatttaagtgatattttaaaatttaattgggCTTTCCgggcatatatgaaatttttttctaatttaaaaatgtaaatgactttccataaaaagaaaaggtttatattgaaagtttatattgttgtgatatgtatgtattttttttttttttttgaaagtaagtgtaatatgtatgtattaagttTACATTGTTTATGGTTTAACTAAttgtaattattaatatttatttaaaaacatttttttaagtttaaaaatcaacaaaacaTCTTATAAGTTAATTCTCAATCAATAGTTAAAGTTAGAAATCTCTCCATCTCCGATCAAAAAGACGACAATTAAGGGCGGAGCCACCACCACTTCCGATCAGCCCTGCCATCACCAATTCAATGACGATCCCCAACATTCACAATCCCGCCCTCTATAAATAAAACTCGAAACGCGTACCACACAACACCCTTTGATCACCTCTACTATCGCCGCTTTGTAAAAAGACTAAAGGATGAAATCGTATGTATCATTATCAAAAAAGATGCCAACGCAATAATGGTGGTGACATCAGGATTTTCGCCAGTTCCACCATTGTTTTCATCTAGATTTAGTGGTGGTGGTGCcatttttaaagtgattttttttaGACTAAGGACTAAAAATGAAGAATGGataaatgtcagtttttaacaaatttataGTTTCAAAAGATTGCAaccatttaaaatgaaaatgtctTTGTCcttgtatttgttttatattaactTGCTTATCATCACTTtactatacatttttttaatctcATTTCAATAAGCTAACGTTATTTTTTCTCCAAGATATATTGAAGCACGTCAGTTCAATTGTAATTGTTGTTTGTAAagatttatttgtaattttaacaTTGTTCAACTTGataattaatactcgtatattttaactttaaacTAAGAATTTCATGTATCACATGGATATTAGTCATGATGTTACTGTTATAGAATTAAATTTCCTTGCCAAATGTTACTGTAATATGTGTTGCCATATTGTTATATATGCTATAGCTAGTTCTCTCGGATGATAAGGGCCGGAATTGGTATTATCTCAAAggatttttcatatcaaaagacAAATATGATAGAATGTCGATTCCCTTTTAGTTTGATCTAgctagtacatatatattttcttttctcaaaTTAACATTTATACTTCATGGATGAATATATAATAACAGTAGGTACAGGTACAATATAATTGCATTGcagttaataaattaagcaaaCTCAGAGCCTACAGTAGTTAAGAGAAAATCGAAAGACAAATATAGCCTTTTCGAATTGTTGGAGATCatactatatgtatataataattagtATGACACTGTAAGACGCGacgcacaaaaaaaaaaagctagtcTCATCAACGTCCCATGTGTTATGTTGCCTTCATTCAACTTCAAGTTCCAGGAATGGAATGGCCGGggacattaattaatttataccaATTAGGTTACATAGAAATTAATTAAGAAGGTTTCATCgatccttaattaattaagcatGATCCGAATCCGCTTTACACCATCTACAAACTCCCTGTTTGATTCATAGAAATTAAGATGTATGTTATTCGTGATCCAtgaatatatacgagtatataatttttatagacATTTTCAGCTGatcattaacatatatatactcgCATGGTATCTAGCAATTAATATATCTCATGACTAGCTAGGTATAAATTAACATATCTTTTGGGAGAAATTAAAAGAGCGAAAACTTACTTCCATGGGACATCACCAACCATCCTCCATTGTCCATCTCTATCTTTATACCATAAGGAAAACTCTGAACCACTTTGGAATAGTCTCAAACCACATACAGATTGTTTTCCTAAAAATCAACAACGTACCCACAATCTtttttaatacgagtatatattatacgagtagtaCGTAATCATATATGAAATCGTGCGCAACGGCGGttgtaaatttaattaaatggttATTAGATTATTGGACCTTATATCATCCCTTACCTTTTTGTGCTATCATcttgctagctagctagttaatttatcaataaaataaaaaaattgtttttgctgataaataaaaataaaaaaagtaatcaTACATATGAAATCATAAATCAAACGACATTTAATTACTAACCAAACATTTCTTCAAGTTGAGTTGCAAGACTCAAGTAACTCGAATGATTAACAACACATATCTTTCGACCAATGAGTACTCCATCCATGTTAACCTTCACAAATTCGCTTTGTTGTAGTTGTATCCTATGGAACACATCTCTTTCATAAATATTGACAGCATGGTACTTGTTATCTGTCTTCCTGCAGCTAGGATAAATAATGTTGACATCGATGTCGTCTGGACTGCCTTCGTAAGGGTGCATTGTTATTGGGTGGTGGTTCCATTCTACCATATCACGGTAGTCATCTGcaaacaaagtaaaacaaatcACAATTCGGTTATAATACTTAATTGGAtcacaaattaattaaactaactAAT includes these proteins:
- the LOC122578806 gene encoding auxin-responsive protein IAA32-like — encoded protein: MANSDSSSTTYLLNQHNANDHHLPSIYYQANNNNNENNNGGIIDLGLSLRVLQPPTNNYSYINGSVNPHHDDYRDMVEWNHHPITMHPYEGSPDDIDVNIIYPSCRKTDNKYHAVNIYERDVFHRIQLQQSEFVKVNMDGVLIGRKICVVNHSSYLSLATQLEEMFGKQSVCGLRLFQSGSEFSLWYKDRDGQWRMVGDVPWKEFVDGVKRIRIMLN